Proteins encoded within one genomic window of Triticum aestivum cultivar Chinese Spring chromosome 2D, IWGSC CS RefSeq v2.1, whole genome shotgun sequence:
- the LOC123053757 gene encoding COX assembly mitochondrial protein 2 homolog → MHPHLTLHRHPMCAEIIEEFQKCHVDHPIKKFFGECTDLKIKLDRCFRQEKAVKRKANFEESKKFKERLQAYKKEMAEKENES, encoded by the exons ATGCATCCCCATCTAACCCTACACAGGCATCCTATGTGTGCTGAG ATTATTGAAGAATTCCAGAAGTGCCATGTGGATCACCCCATCAAAAAATTCTTTGGTGAATGCACAGATCTTAAGATTAAGCTTGATCGGTGCTTCCGGCAGGAG AAAGCTGTGAAGAGAAAGGCAAACTTTGAAGAGAGCAAGAAATTTAAAGAAAGGTTGCAGGCTTATAAAAAGGAAATGGCCGAGAAAGAAAATGAATCATAG
- the LOC543492 gene encoding chitinase 5: MAKSPMAILALGLAAVVLSGAGLASGDPVESVVTDAFFDGIKSQAADGGCPGKSFYTRQFFLDGAQANPDFGKGGTSDDGKREIAAFFAHFTHETGYMCYIEEKDGASQNYCDTNYPLWPCTSGKAYYGRGPLQLTWNYNYGAAGQKLGFNGLDNPEKVAQDPALTFQAAFWFWMTNVHQVVPQGFGETSRKINSGECNGGNAPAMNARANYYVEYCKQFGVDPGNNLTC, from the exons ATGGCGAAGTCGCCCATGGCGATCCTGGCTCTCGGGCTAGCAGCAGTAGTCCTATCTGGCGCCGGACTGGCGAGCGGCGATCCCGTGGAGAGCGTCGTCACCGACGCGTTCTTCGACGGGATCAAGTCCCAGGCCGCCGACGGCGGGTGCCCCGGCAAGAGCTTTTACACGCGCCAGTTTTTCCTGGACGGCGCCCAGGCGAACCCCGACTTCGGGAAAGGCGGCACCAGCGACGACGGCAAGAGGGAGATAGCCGCCTTCTTCGCCCACTTCACCCACGAGACTGGAT ACATGTGCTACATCGAGGAGAAGGACGGGGCGAGCCAGAACTACTGCGACACGAATTACCCGCTGTGGCCGTGTACCTCGGGGAAGGCGTACTACGGGCGCGGGCCGCTGCAGCTGACGTGGAACTACAACTACGGGGCGGCGGGGCAGAAGCTCGGCTTCAACGGGCTCGACAACCCGGAGAAGGTGGCGCAGGACCCGGCGTTGACGTTCCAGGCGGCGTTCTGGTTCTGGATGACCAACGTGCATCAGGTCGTGCCGCAGGGGTTCGGCGAGACGAGCAGGAAAATCAACAGTGGCGAGTGCAACGGCGGGAACGCGCCGGCGATGAACGCGCGGGCGAACTACTACGTGGAGTACTGCAAGCAGTTCGGGGTCGACCCGGGGAACAACCTCACTTGCTAG
- the LOC123053758 gene encoding uncharacterized protein: MVLNGALFLLVCAAARAAASGGDGPLLNGNFEQAPNRSQMNGSRVTGKYAIPHWKATGFVEYIECGAKQDHMVLVVPEGRHAVRLGTESSIEHQLSVTRGKYYSVTFSAARTCAQSEKLRVSIVPGDVSGGELPVQTVYTSSGWDSYAWAFKAQQGVVSLIIHHGDDQVDDPACGPIVDAVAIRMLNPPHATHQNMLINGDFEEGPYMTPGSPWGVLVPPMDEDATSPLPGWAIMSHSKVVKYIDAAHFRVPHGSRAVELVAGVEVALLQEVATVPGRSYRLQFSVGDAGNRCAASPMSVQVATAYGSKRVSYESHGTGGHVRDKLDFKAEGNSTRVVFYSTGYHTASDRSGTLCGPVVDDVSLVSVSHPHARRLLR; the protein is encoded by the exons ATGGTGCTCAACGGCGCCCTGTTCTTGCTCGTCTGCGCGGCTGCTCGAGCTGCTGCGTCGGGCGGAGACG GCCCGCTGCTGAACGGGAACTTCGAGCAGGCGCCGAACAGGTCGCAGATGAACGGCTCGAGGGTGACGGGGAAGTACGCGATCCCGCACTGGAAGGCCACCGGGTTCGTGGAGTACATCGAGTGCGGCGCGAAGCAGGACCACATGGTCCTCGTAGTGCCTGAGGGCAGGCACGCCGTGCGGCTGGGCACGGAATCCTCGATCGAGCACCAGCTCAGCGTGACGCGGGGCAAGTACTACTCCGTCACCTTCAGCGCGGCGCGCACCTGCGCCCAGTCCGAGAAGCTGCGCGTGTCGATCGTCCCCGGCGACGTCTCCGGCGGCGAGCTCCCCGTCCAGACGGTGTACACCAGCAGCGGCTGGGACTCGTACGCCTGGGCCTTCAAGGCCCAGCAGGGCGTCGTGTCGCTCATCATCCACCACGGGGACGACCAGGTGGACGACCCCGCCTGCGGCCCCATCGTCGACGCCGTCGCCATCAGAATGCTCAACCCTCCCCACGCCACCCACC AGAACATGCTGATCAACGGGGACTTCGAGGAGGGGCCGTACATGACCCCGGGGTCGCCGTGGGGGGTGCTGGTGCCGCCCATGGACGAGGACGCCACGTCGCCGCTGCCGGGGTGGGCGATCATGTCCCACTCCAAGGTGGTCAAGTACATCGACGCGGCGCACTTCCGGGTGCCGCACGGCTCCCGCGCCGTGGAGCTGGTGGCCGGCGTGGAGGTGGCGCTGCTGCAGGAGGTGGCCACCGTGCCCGGCAGGTCCTACAGGCTGCAGTTCTCGGTGGGCGACGCCGGCAACAGGTGCGCGGCGTCGCCCATGAGCGTGCAGGTGGCCACGGCGTACGGGAGCAAGCGCGTGTCGTACGAGTCCCACGGCACCGGCGGCCACGTGCGCGACAAGCTCGACTTCAAGGCGGAGGGGAACAGCACCCGGGTGGTGTTCTACAGCACGGGCTACCACACCGCGTCCGACCGCAGCGGCACGCTCTGTGGCCCCGTCGTCGACGACGTCTCCCTCGTCAGTGTTTCGCACCCGCATGCTCGCCGGTTGCTCCGCTGA
- the LOC123053759 gene encoding haloacid dehalogenase-like hydrolase domain-containing protein At4g39970, translating to MPPMGMASTSLLAPTSFAPAAVAATARRSFFSHRPPSSLPAVRLRLTRTSSLVASASASPPRSLDALIFDCDGVILESEHLHRQAYNDAFAHFGVRCPPAADADTPLYWDEAFYDDLQNRIGGGKPKMRWYFGENGWPTSKILETAPSSDEDREKLVDVIQDWKTERYKAIIKSGTVEPRPGVLRLMDEVKGAGIKLAVCSAATKSSVVLCLENLLGLERFNGLDCFLAGDDVKMKKPDPSIYITAAKKLGLESKNCLVVEDSVIGLQAAKGAGMSCIITYTPSTANQDFKDAIATYPDLSNVRLEDLKLLLQESLVTG from the exons ATGCCTCCCATGGGCATGGCGTCCACTTCCCTTCTCGCCCCCACCTCCTTCGCCCCGGCCGCCGTCGCTGCCACGGCTCGCCGCAGCTTCTTCAGCCACCGCCCCCCTTCCAGCCTCCCCGCGGTCCGCCTCCGCCTCACCCGCACGTCCTCGCTCGTcgcctccgcctcggcctcccCGCCGCGGTCGCTCGACGCCCTGATCTTCGACTGCGACGGCGTCATACTGGAGTCGGAGCACCTCCACCGGCAGGCCTACAACGACGCCTTCGCGCACTTCGGGGTCCGCTGCCCGCCCGCGGCCGACGCCGACACGCCGCTGTACTGGGACGAGGCCTTCTATGACGACCTCCAGAACCGCATCGGCGGCGGGAAGCCCAAGATGCGATG GTACTTTGGAGAAAATGGGTGGCCTACTTCAAAGATATTGGAGACAGCACCTTCAAGTGACGAAGACAGGGAGAAGTTAGTTGACGTTATTCAG GACTGGAAAACAGAGAGGTACAAAGCAATAATCAAATCTGGAACT GTGGAGCCTAGACCTGGTGTTTTGCGGCTGATGGATGAAGTTAAGGGTGCG GGCATCAAGCTTGCTGTTTGCTCTGCGGCAACTAAAAGTTCAGTGGTGTTGTGTCTTGAAAATCTTCTTGGACTT GAAAGATTCAATGGTCTGGACTGCTTCCTCGCCG GCGATGATGTTAAAATGAAAAAACCCGATCCATCGATATATATTACAGCAGCAAAG AAACTAGGTTTGGAAAGCAAGAACTGCCTTGTAGTAGAAGACAGTGTCATTGGACTACAA GCAGCAAAAGGAGCAGGAATGTCATGTATAATAACATACACACCTTCAACTGCTAACCAA GATTTCAAGGATGCAATTGCAACCTATCCCGACCTTAGTAATGTGAG GCTTGAGGACCTGAAGCTACTGCTCCAAGAATCTCTCGTCACTGGATAG